In the Malus domestica chromosome 16, GDT2T_hap1 genome, one interval contains:
- the LOC103403653 gene encoding uncharacterized protein encodes MGDSKSVEVSNDPSSHFYIHHSNTPRMHLVSTLLIGYNYSTWSRLMHIALSANNKFGFVDRFVKKLSDKKATEAAIWQCCNDTVLMWILKSVSSGLSNSVVYAETAHVVWEDLKTRLWDELSSYGNHKNCLYGAMEDRNEKEEQNKVMQFLMGLDDSYIVMRGQIMLVKPLPSVLKVFSMVSQEEKQRGIAAIPEPSVEGAAMAVQGGRGNQHNHGSQRNRKPLHCDYCDMDHHTRETCYWLHGYPEDHRLHKKNKGKSRGKEGKPATNHVLATTSSTSSFTSTTSMTFTPEQLQQLFAMMAGNLPYEAQTNAITCLSSHHSQ; translated from the exons ATGGGAGACTCCAAGTCGGTTGAGGTGTCGAATGATCCCTCAAGCCATTTCTATATTCATCACTCTAATACTCCAAGGATGCATCTTGTTTCCACTCTACTTATTGGATACAATTATAGCACATGGTCTCGTTTAATGCATATTGCCCTTAGCGCAAATAACAAATTTGGTTTTGTTGATAGGTTTGTGAAGAAGCTGTCAGACAAGAAAGcaactgaagctgctatttggcAATGCTGTAATGACACGGTTCTCATGTGGATTTTAAAATCTGTGAGTTCTGGGTTATCAAACAGTGTGGTTTATGCAGAAACTGCACATGTTGTTTGGGAGGACCTTAAGACTC GTTTATGGGATGAATTATCTTCTTACGGCAACCATAAAAACTGCTTATATGGTGCCATGGAAGACCGTAACGAGAAAGAAGAACAGAATAAGGTTATGCAATTTTTAATGGGGCTTGATGATTCATATATAGTAATGAGAGGTCAGATTATGCTTGTAAAGCCATTGCCTTCAGTGCTCAAAGTTTTTTCAATGGTTAGCCAAGAGGAGAAGCAACGTGGAATTGCAGCCATCCCAGAACCAAGTGTGGAAGGAGCAGCCATGGCAGTTCAAGGTGGTCGAGGTAATCAGCACAACCATGGTAGCCAAAGAAATCGCAAGCCGCTACATTGCGATTATTGTGACATGGACCATCACACCAGGGAGACTTGCTACTGGCTTCATGGATATCCCGAGGACCATCGTCTTCATAAAAAGAATAAAGGAAAGAGCCGCGGTAAGGAGGGAAAACCTGCGACTAACCATGTTCTAGCAAcaacttcttcaacttcttcatTTACATCAACAACATCGATGACTTTTACTCCTGAGCAGCTTCAACAACTCTTTGCTATGATGGCTGGAAATTTGCCATATGAAGCACAGACCAATGCAATCACATGTTTGTCTTCCCATCATTCACAATAA